The following coding sequences lie in one Thermosulfuriphilus ammonigenes genomic window:
- a CDS encoding MogA/MoaB family molybdenum cofactor biosynthesis protein, with the protein MRYSAGILIISDSRSQGRAEDTCAPLMKRLLQEAGFNVVADRVIPDDYETILSKLVDWSDQKGLALILTSGGTGLSPRDVTPEATRAAIEREIPGIPEAIRIEGLKATPRAMLSRAVAGVRGRSLIINLPGSPKAVEESLGVILPVLEHAIKKILGDPTPCAR; encoded by the coding sequence ATGAGATACTCGGCAGGGATCCTGATTATCAGTGATTCTCGATCTCAGGGCCGAGCCGAGGATACCTGTGCCCCGCTGATGAAACGTCTCCTTCAAGAGGCCGGATTCAATGTAGTTGCCGATCGAGTTATTCCTGATGATTACGAGACCATCCTCAGCAAGCTGGTGGATTGGTCCGACCAAAAGGGATTGGCCCTTATTCTCACCAGTGGAGGGACGGGACTTTCCCCTCGGGATGTAACCCCGGAGGCCACCAGAGCGGCCATAGAACGGGAAATTCCCGGGATTCCCGAGGCCATAAGGATCGAGGGGCTTAAAGCCACCCCCCGGGCCATGCTTTCCCGGGCTGTAGCTGGAGTGCGGGGGAGAAGTTTGATCATCAATCTTCCTGGTAGCCCCAAGGCTGTAGAAGAATCTCTCGGAGTAATCCTTCCGGTCCTTGAGCACGCCATAAAGAAGATCCTGGGAGATCCAACCCCCTGCGCCCGCTGA
- a CDS encoding ABC transporter substrate-binding protein codes for MTIASKAVILGFWLLLLASNALGEKPAFVLVKTRSSTIYDQVEKHLVRQLEEQGIVQLDLEDPIALRQRILEEAPQVVITLGTRATKVVANLNIPQPVVFSTVLTGRESLRLSRAARERRLYGIELFFSPETLLFWIKKLFPRTRTIGLMCFERCPRVKALSQKAPDFDLKVVLVELKSPRELNQSLWTLAQQADLIVALPDYRLYNPATIPRIILFSIEHALPLVGISRNYAGAGAVLALDWDWQDLATQTAELSRRILAGDRPQKAIHPPRKARPIINIRTARLIGLHLPQKILNQSTIIE; via the coding sequence TTGACTATCGCTTCTAAAGCCGTCATTTTGGGATTCTGGTTATTACTGCTGGCCTCCAACGCCCTGGGAGAGAAGCCGGCCTTTGTGCTTGTCAAGACCAGGAGCTCCACTATATATGATCAGGTAGAAAAGCACCTCGTCCGGCAGCTTGAGGAGCAGGGAATAGTCCAGCTTGATCTGGAAGACCCCATCGCCTTAAGACAACGAATCCTTGAGGAAGCCCCCCAGGTGGTCATTACCCTGGGCACCAGGGCCACCAAGGTGGTAGCCAACCTTAATATTCCCCAGCCGGTGGTCTTCAGCACCGTGCTGACAGGTCGGGAAAGCCTGCGTCTTTCCCGGGCGGCCCGGGAAAGACGCCTATATGGAATAGAGCTTTTCTTTTCTCCAGAGACCCTTCTTTTCTGGATAAAAAAACTCTTTCCCCGGACCAGGACCATTGGCCTTATGTGCTTTGAAAGATGCCCTCGGGTAAAAGCCCTGTCTCAAAAGGCCCCGGACTTTGACCTAAAGGTGGTCCTGGTAGAGCTCAAGTCTCCCCGCGAGCTTAACCAATCCCTCTGGACTTTGGCTCAGCAGGCCGATCTTATCGTGGCCTTGCCCGATTACCGTCTCTACAACCCGGCCACCATTCCCCGAATCATCCTTTTTAGCATTGAGCACGCCCTGCCCCTTGTGGGAATCTCTCGTAACTACGCCGGGGCCGGGGCCGTACTGGCCCTGGATTGGGACTGGCAAGACCTGGCCACGCAAACGGCCGAGCTTAGCCGGAGAATTTTAGCCGGAGACCGTCCCCAAAAGGCCATTCATCCTCCCCGCAAGGCCAGGCCGATAATCAATATAAGAACGGCCAGGTTAATAGGGCTTCACCTGCCTCAGAAAATCCTTAACCAGAGCACCATTATTGAATGA
- a CDS encoding valine--tRNA ligase, which produces MNPSELPKAYEFRGVEDKWYRFWEEQGLFKPRLDEKRPRFSIVIPPPNVTGSLHIGHALNNTIQDILVRYKRMDGYDTLWVPGTDHAGIATQNVVERQLAKEGLSRHDLGRQKFLERVWQWKEQYGNRIIEQLKRLGCSCDWSRLRFTMDEGLSRAVREVFCRLYEEGLIYRGDYIINWCPRCLTALADIEVEFEAVKGRLWYIRYPLARGEGAIVVATTRPETMLGDTAVAVSPEDPRYRHLIGQKLRLPVLGREIPIIADEAVDPEFGTGAVKVTPAHDFNDFEIAQRHGLPAIKVIDDHGRMTEAAGPYAGLDRYQCREKLVADLKKDGFLEKEEAHEHMVGHCYRCKTVVEPLLSKQWFIKIRPLATPATAAVEYEQTRIIPPMWLNTYFDWMRNIRDWCISRQIWWGHRIPAWECQECHEIIVARQDPSTCPHCGSSHLLQEDDVLDTWFSSALWPFSTLGWPEKTEDLRLFYPTSVLVTSFDILFFWVARMMMMGIHFMGTIPFRDVYLHALIRDEKGQKMSKSRGNVIDPLVMMEKYGTDAFRFTLAALAAQGRDIRLSEARIEGYRHFINKLWNASRFVLLNLKDFRPRELSPEELSLSAAWILSRLERLKAQVREALDTYEFDQAALAIYHFFWHEFCDWYLEMSKDPLAQEGPEREEAQNVLLTVLETSLRLLHPFCPFVTEELWHYLPQKEGSIMVAPYPRPNADFLNATAEEKIERLKAVITAIRGIRADCGIHPSAKITVILKSEREEYRRLFESFSQTIKTLARVETLELWETGERPAGAAAAILEEVEIFVPLEGLVDVATEINKLENQRQKTLKELERSEKKLSNPNFLSRAPQEVVNKERERVAALKEKIARLERNISLLKEAGV; this is translated from the coding sequence TTGAACCCCTCAGAGTTACCAAAGGCATATGAGTTTCGCGGAGTGGAAGACAAGTGGTACCGCTTCTGGGAAGAACAGGGGCTCTTCAAACCCCGTCTGGACGAAAAGCGTCCCCGGTTCTCTATTGTCATTCCCCCGCCTAACGTTACCGGTTCACTCCATATCGGTCATGCCCTGAACAATACCATCCAGGATATTCTTGTCCGCTACAAGCGGATGGATGGCTATGATACCCTCTGGGTTCCGGGAACGGATCATGCCGGCATAGCCACCCAAAACGTAGTGGAAAGACAGCTGGCCAAGGAGGGGCTCAGCCGTCACGATCTGGGACGCCAGAAGTTTCTCGAACGGGTCTGGCAGTGGAAGGAGCAATACGGCAACCGGATCATCGAACAACTCAAGCGTCTGGGGTGTTCCTGCGACTGGAGCCGACTTCGCTTTACCATGGACGAAGGCCTTTCCCGGGCTGTTCGGGAGGTCTTCTGTCGTCTTTATGAAGAGGGCCTAATCTACCGGGGGGACTATATCATCAACTGGTGTCCCCGTTGCTTAACGGCTCTGGCCGATATAGAGGTGGAGTTTGAAGCCGTAAAGGGCCGGCTCTGGTATATCCGCTATCCCCTGGCCCGAGGAGAAGGGGCCATTGTCGTGGCTACCACCCGGCCGGAGACCATGCTTGGCGACACGGCGGTGGCCGTCTCCCCCGAGGATCCCCGTTATCGTCATCTTATTGGCCAGAAGCTTCGCCTTCCCGTTCTAGGCCGAGAAATCCCGATTATAGCCGATGAGGCCGTGGATCCGGAGTTTGGAACCGGGGCCGTCAAGGTCACCCCGGCCCATGACTTCAACGATTTTGAGATCGCCCAGCGCCACGGCCTGCCAGCCATCAAAGTCATCGACGACCATGGGAGGATGACCGAAGCCGCCGGGCCTTATGCCGGCCTGGATCGTTACCAATGCCGGGAGAAGCTGGTGGCCGACCTCAAAAAGGATGGCTTCCTAGAAAAGGAAGAAGCCCACGAACACATGGTGGGACACTGCTACCGCTGCAAGACGGTTGTCGAACCCCTTCTTTCCAAGCAGTGGTTCATCAAGATAAGGCCTCTGGCCACCCCGGCCACGGCGGCCGTAGAGTACGAACAGACCAGAATCATTCCTCCTATGTGGCTTAACACCTACTTTGATTGGATGCGCAACATCCGAGACTGGTGCATCAGCCGTCAGATTTGGTGGGGCCACCGTATTCCAGCCTGGGAATGCCAGGAGTGCCACGAGATAATTGTGGCCAGACAGGACCCTTCGACCTGCCCCCACTGCGGTAGCTCCCATCTTCTTCAGGAGGATGATGTTCTTGACACCTGGTTCTCCTCGGCCCTGTGGCCCTTTTCCACCCTTGGCTGGCCGGAGAAGACTGAAGACCTGCGGCTCTTTTATCCGACATCGGTCCTGGTAACCAGCTTTGACATCCTCTTCTTCTGGGTGGCCCGAATGATGATGATGGGTATCCATTTCATGGGGACCATTCCCTTCCGGGACGTCTATCTCCATGCCCTCATCCGGGACGAAAAGGGCCAGAAGATGAGCAAGTCCCGGGGAAACGTCATTGATCCTCTGGTAATGATGGAAAAATATGGCACTGATGCCTTTCGGTTTACCCTGGCGGCCCTGGCGGCCCAGGGAAGAGACATTCGGCTTTCTGAGGCCAGAATCGAAGGCTATCGCCATTTCATCAACAAACTCTGGAATGCCTCTCGCTTTGTTCTTCTCAATCTGAAGGATTTCCGTCCCCGGGAGCTCTCTCCAGAGGAACTCAGCCTGAGTGCAGCCTGGATCCTCTCCCGGCTAGAAAGGCTCAAGGCTCAGGTCAGGGAGGCCCTTGACACCTATGAGTTCGACCAGGCAGCCCTGGCCATCTACCACTTCTTCTGGCATGAGTTTTGTGACTGGTACTTAGAGATGAGTAAGGATCCTCTGGCCCAGGAAGGCCCGGAGCGGGAGGAGGCCCAAAATGTTCTTTTAACGGTACTTGAGACCAGTCTCCGGCTACTTCATCCCTTCTGTCCCTTTGTGACGGAAGAACTCTGGCATTACCTCCCCCAAAAAGAAGGCTCCATTATGGTTGCCCCCTATCCTCGGCCCAATGCGGACTTCCTTAACGCTACAGCCGAGGAGAAGATCGAAAGACTCAAGGCGGTTATCACCGCCATCCGGGGTATTCGGGCCGACTGCGGTATTCATCCCTCAGCCAAAATCACCGTGATACTCAAAAGCGAACGGGAGGAGTATCGAAGGCTCTTCGAGAGTTTCTCTCAAACTATTAAGACTTTGGCCCGGGTGGAGACCCTTGAACTCTGGGAGACTGGAGAACGTCCGGCAGGGGCCGCGGCAGCCATCTTAGAAGAGGTGGAGATCTTTGTCCCCCTTGAGGGTCTCGTAGATGTAGCCACGGAAATCAACAAATTAGAAAATCAAAGGCAAAAAACCCTTAAAGAGCTTGAAAGGTCTGAAAAGAAGCTGTCTAACCCCAACTTTCTCTCCCGGGCTCCCCAAGAGGTAGTGAATAAAGAGAGGGAGCGGGTGGCCGCTCTGAAGGAAAAAATCGCCCGCCTGGAGAGAAACATCTCCCTTTTAAAGGAGGCCGGCGTATAG
- a CDS encoding sulfite exporter TauE/SafE family protein, whose protein sequence is MLDIFKVTFPVSGVSTWVFLPPLVTFILGFFGAMAGITGAFLLLPFQMSVLGYVTPAVSATNLLYNLWAIPGALYRYIREGRMNWPLALVMTSGTIPGMFGGYLIRVFYLPDPRRFKALVGAVLLYLAGRLFSDLVRERGERGPVTRVTGIRLGIRYLSFDYGRRTYRIDPRPLFGLSLLVGLVGGAYGIGGGAILSPFCVAVLKLPVYAVASASLFTTLASSVAGVIFYSVGPSSGPETRPDWLLAALFGLGGLMGTYLGARLQKYIPERPIKVGLLLVVLFVGGRYLWQTLPLVFAWMQR, encoded by the coding sequence GTGCTAGATATCTTCAAAGTGACCTTTCCGGTGAGTGGGGTAAGTACCTGGGTCTTCCTCCCTCCGCTGGTCACCTTCATTCTGGGTTTTTTTGGGGCCATGGCCGGTATAACGGGAGCCTTTCTCCTTTTGCCCTTTCAGATGAGCGTCTTGGGCTATGTCACTCCGGCGGTCTCTGCCACCAACCTTTTGTACAATCTTTGGGCCATTCCGGGAGCCCTTTACCGCTATATCCGGGAGGGCCGTATGAATTGGCCTTTGGCCCTGGTGATGACCTCGGGAACGATACCGGGGATGTTCGGAGGCTATCTCATCCGGGTCTTTTATTTGCCGGATCCGCGGCGGTTTAAGGCTTTGGTAGGAGCCGTTCTTCTTTATCTGGCCGGAAGGCTTTTTAGTGATCTCGTCCGGGAAAGGGGCGAAAGGGGGCCGGTGACCAGGGTGACCGGGATTCGTTTGGGAATTCGCTATCTTTCTTTTGACTATGGAAGGCGGACTTATCGGATTGACCCCCGTCCCCTTTTTGGCCTCAGCCTTCTGGTAGGGCTGGTGGGAGGGGCCTATGGAATTGGCGGCGGAGCGATTCTCTCTCCCTTCTGTGTGGCTGTGCTCAAGCTCCCGGTCTATGCGGTGGCCTCGGCCTCTCTTTTTACCACCCTGGCCAGTTCGGTGGCCGGAGTGATCTTTTACTCTGTGGGGCCTTCTTCAGGCCCGGAGACCAGACCGGACTGGCTCCTGGCAGCCCTTTTCGGGCTGGGCGGACTTATGGGGACCTACCTCGGGGCCCGGCTTCAAAAATACATTCCCGAGCGGCCCATCAAGGTAGGGCTGTTGTTGGTTGTCCTGTTTGTGGGAGGAAGATATCTTTGGCAGACGCTGCCCCTTGTCTTTGCCTGGATGCAAAGATAA
- a CDS encoding TonB-dependent receptor plug domain-containing protein, with product MRFLLWLSLASLILVPWSAAEEAPEIRLLETIPQAFSYSRMPLPLTEAPYAISIIDREDIELSGAAEIFELLRFSPGVTIFQAGAAEASVGMRGVNGLHANNILVLLDGRPVYNDFAGDNLFSYLPVSLEDLERIEIVRGPQSVIYGANAYSGVVNLITRKPPTSSSLTLKPGIPYRHQYYLALSSERQETGVYVSGAWDEVGSFADHEDRARRMKKLYTYLRRDLGPGSLTLSAGAAQGALAYFAIPNRSHTNRDGLSSFVRLQYQRGGLETEASWQNFEEDISYQDFFRNWLNIDHFDLTIKKHLRPSPSQRLMLAGACRYSTYSSGYTPKRHTQLIYSLFGEYQARIQKRLILWTGARVRHHPVTGDKVFPRLSLIYLLNPGRSLRFSAGTAYKDPTYIELYEDLWPRSWIHEMGNRRLRSERLNSYEIAYQAWFSPQFYLGTSLFYNRYQDVLGPVVTKEGGTLLIRRENLLDLDQYGGEIEASLRTGPWTLRLNYQYVWGERVTETIFGPVPRHQVKGQIRYLAPEGWWFEMRAHLQDTSHYSVRDRRSGVYLWRGLSPYFWADIVLGYQPRRNLKVSLTIHNLFHDTHKEYPSGEKIGTWFGAKIDYRF from the coding sequence ATGAGGTTTCTTCTGTGGCTATCCCTGGCCTCCTTGATACTGGTCCCCTGGTCAGCCGCCGAAGAAGCCCCGGAGATTCGTTTATTAGAGACCATTCCCCAAGCCTTTTCTTACTCTCGAATGCCCCTTCCCCTGACAGAGGCCCCCTACGCCATCTCCATCATTGACCGGGAGGATATCGAACTTTCTGGAGCGGCTGAGATTTTCGAGCTCCTCCGTTTCAGCCCGGGAGTGACAATTTTTCAGGCCGGAGCGGCCGAGGCCTCGGTGGGGATGCGCGGGGTAAATGGCCTTCATGCCAACAACATCCTGGTGCTCCTTGACGGCCGGCCGGTATACAATGACTTTGCCGGCGACAACCTCTTCAGCTACCTTCCGGTAAGCCTGGAGGATTTAGAAAGGATCGAAATTGTCCGCGGACCACAGTCAGTAATCTATGGAGCCAACGCCTACTCCGGCGTGGTAAACCTCATCACCAGAAAGCCACCGACATCCTCTTCCCTCACCTTAAAACCCGGCATTCCCTATCGCCACCAATATTATCTGGCCTTAAGTTCCGAGAGACAGGAGACCGGAGTCTACGTTTCTGGGGCGTGGGATGAAGTGGGCTCTTTTGCCGATCACGAAGACCGGGCCCGGCGCATGAAAAAGCTCTATACCTATTTAAGGCGAGATCTAGGGCCGGGAAGCCTGACCCTTTCTGCCGGGGCTGCCCAAGGGGCCCTGGCCTATTTCGCTATCCCTAACCGGAGTCACACTAACCGTGATGGTCTAAGCTCTTTTGTCCGACTGCAGTATCAACGCGGAGGACTGGAGACCGAAGCCTCCTGGCAAAACTTTGAAGAGGATATCAGTTATCAGGACTTCTTCCGTAACTGGCTGAATATCGACCACTTTGACCTAACCATCAAAAAACACCTCCGCCCCTCTCCCTCCCAGAGACTTATGCTGGCTGGAGCCTGCCGCTACAGCACTTACAGCTCTGGTTATACTCCTAAGCGTCACACCCAGCTCATTTACAGCCTCTTTGGTGAATACCAGGCCCGGATTCAGAAACGTCTGATACTCTGGACCGGGGCCAGGGTCCGGCACCATCCTGTTACGGGAGACAAAGTCTTCCCCCGGTTAAGTCTCATCTATCTTCTGAATCCGGGACGTTCCCTGCGCTTTTCAGCCGGCACTGCCTACAAAGACCCAACCTATATCGAACTTTATGAAGATCTATGGCCCAGGAGTTGGATCCACGAGATGGGAAACCGCAGACTCCGTTCAGAGAGGCTCAACAGTTACGAAATTGCCTACCAAGCCTGGTTCTCTCCCCAGTTCTATCTGGGGACCAGTCTCTTTTACAACCGGTATCAGGATGTCCTGGGACCGGTAGTAACCAAAGAGGGAGGGACCCTTCTTATTCGGCGGGAAAATCTCCTTGATCTTGATCAGTACGGCGGAGAGATCGAGGCCTCCTTGAGGACCGGGCCCTGGACCCTTCGTCTCAATTATCAGTACGTCTGGGGAGAAAGGGTAACGGAGACCATCTTTGGTCCTGTCCCCCGCCACCAGGTAAAGGGCCAGATCCGTTATCTGGCCCCTGAAGGATGGTGGTTTGAGATGCGAGCCCATCTTCAGGACACCAGCCACTACAGTGTTCGGGATAGGAGGTCGGGCGTCTATCTGTGGCGAGGGCTGTCCCCCTATTTTTGGGCCGATATTGTCCTTGGATATCAACCTCGGAGGAATCTTAAAGTCTCCCTGACTATTCACAATCTCTTTCATGATACCCACAAGGAGTATCCCTCCGGGGAGAAAATCGGGACTTGGTTTGGAGCCAAGATTGACTATCGCTTCTAA
- the nadC gene encoding carboxylating nicotinate-nucleotide diphosphorylase, whose translation MERLDALLFRDLVCEALKEDLGHGDVTTTALVPEEKKGQAVIKAKENLVLCGLPVALEVFRTVDPEIEFSSGLIDGQEVARGETVARIRGRLSSILKAERVALNFLQHLSGVATQTRKFVRAIEGLPVRLVDTRKTTPGFRILEKYAVRVGGAHNHRFGLSDGVLIKDNHIRACGSITAALARAREKLPHVYLIEIEVRDLDELKEALEAGAPAILLDNMDLETLGEAVSLAKKRAPGVILEASGGIHLENIRAVAETGVDIISVGRLTHSAPAVDLSLEVL comes from the coding sequence GTGGAACGCCTTGACGCCCTGCTTTTTCGGGATTTGGTCTGTGAGGCCCTCAAGGAGGATCTGGGACACGGGGATGTAACCACTACGGCCCTTGTTCCCGAGGAGAAAAAAGGTCAGGCCGTCATTAAAGCCAAAGAGAACCTGGTTCTCTGCGGCCTTCCCGTAGCGCTGGAGGTTTTCAGAACCGTTGATCCCGAAATTGAGTTCTCCTCCGGCCTTATCGATGGTCAGGAGGTAGCCAGAGGGGAGACAGTGGCCCGGATCCGGGGACGGTTATCCTCTATACTCAAAGCCGAAAGGGTGGCCCTTAACTTCCTGCAACATCTCTCCGGCGTGGCCACCCAGACAAGAAAATTTGTCCGGGCCATTGAGGGGCTCCCGGTGCGCCTGGTAGATACCCGCAAGACCACCCCTGGGTTTCGTATCCTGGAAAAGTACGCTGTCCGTGTTGGAGGGGCCCACAACCATCGTTTTGGTCTCTCAGACGGAGTCCTTATCAAGGACAACCACATCCGAGCCTGCGGTTCCATCACCGCTGCCCTGGCCCGGGCCAGAGAGAAACTTCCTCACGTGTATCTCATAGAAATAGAGGTCAGAGATCTAGACGAGCTCAAAGAGGCCCTTGAGGCCGGAGCTCCGGCCATACTTCTGGATAATATGGATCTTGAGACCTTAGGAGAAGCCGTGTCTTTAGCCAAAAAGAGGGCTCCGGGAGTGATTCTTGAGGCCTCCGGGGGGATACACCTAGAAAACATCCGGGCTGTCGCCGAAACCGGAGTGGACATCATCTCCGTTGGCCGACTGACCCATTCAGCCCCGGCGGTAGATCTGAGTCTTGAGGTTCTCTGA
- the fusA gene encoding elongation factor G yields MEVGKVRNFVFLAQSGAGKTQLAEAMLFLAGVTKRLGKVDDGNSILDFEPEEQKRRITISTSVHHFGWKKHLLFLMDTPGEDNFQAEARLAARVADNAVFVVDATDPVKVQAEKAFSLVKEFNLPCAIFINKMDRERANYDQALEAVTNAFGIRTVPVAIPIGQEADFKGIIDLISYKALLYSDDESGKFQTGEIPADLKDRAEELRANLIEFAAESDDELLEKFLEGEELSPEEIATGLKAGITAGAFVPVCCGSGLKNIGVQLLLDLLVSFMATPEERGPVKGKNPASGEEEEREPTGEAPASAFVFKTLIDPYAGRLSIARVYSGTIKPDGILLNVNKDFQERYSNVFVPEGKGQKQISEAVAGMIIALAKLAETRTGDTLSDPKAPIVYPMPEMPHPVITYAVHPKTRQDEEKIAAALAKLQEEDPTIHVSRDEETRELLLSGLGQIHIEATVDKLKRKYGVDVDLSLPKIPFRETIKAAKKGVIYRHKKQTGGRGQFAEVHFDISPLPRGEGFEFEEALVGMNVPRNFVPAVEKGIREAMEKGPLAGFPVVDVKVRFYDGKSHEVDSSEMAFKIAAIMCFKKGVSEANPVILEPIMELEITVPDAYMGDVIGDLNARRGRVLGMDAKDGSQVIKAQVPLMEVQKYALDLNALTGGRGTFTMRFSHYEEVPPALAEKIIAATKQEQEKEKK; encoded by the coding sequence ATGGAGGTCGGCAAGGTCCGTAATTTTGTTTTTCTTGCCCAAAGTGGGGCTGGAAAGACCCAGCTAGCCGAGGCCATGCTCTTTCTTGCCGGGGTGACCAAGCGCCTGGGGAAGGTGGATGATGGCAATAGTATCCTTGATTTTGAGCCCGAGGAACAAAAACGCCGGATCACCATTTCCACCTCTGTTCATCACTTTGGCTGGAAGAAACATCTCCTATTTCTTATGGATACCCCAGGAGAGGATAACTTTCAGGCCGAGGCCCGCTTGGCAGCTCGGGTGGCCGACAACGCCGTCTTCGTAGTGGACGCCACCGATCCCGTGAAGGTTCAGGCCGAAAAGGCCTTTTCTCTGGTTAAAGAATTCAACCTTCCGTGTGCTATTTTCATCAACAAGATGGATCGTGAGCGGGCTAATTATGATCAGGCCTTAGAGGCTGTAACCAATGCCTTTGGCATCAGGACGGTTCCGGTAGCCATCCCCATTGGCCAGGAGGCTGACTTTAAAGGAATTATCGACCTTATCTCTTACAAGGCCCTTCTTTACTCTGACGATGAATCTGGGAAGTTCCAGACGGGAGAGATACCGGCAGACCTTAAAGACCGGGCCGAGGAGCTGAGGGCCAATCTTATTGAATTTGCTGCCGAAAGCGATGACGAACTTTTGGAGAAGTTCCTTGAAGGAGAAGAGCTTAGCCCGGAGGAGATCGCCACTGGCCTTAAGGCTGGCATCACCGCCGGGGCCTTTGTCCCGGTATGTTGTGGCTCCGGCCTCAAAAATATCGGTGTCCAGCTTCTTCTTGACCTTTTAGTTTCTTTTATGGCCACACCAGAGGAACGCGGGCCCGTTAAGGGTAAGAACCCGGCCTCTGGTGAAGAGGAAGAAAGAGAACCGACTGGGGAGGCTCCGGCCTCGGCCTTCGTCTTCAAGACCCTGATCGACCCCTATGCCGGCCGGCTCTCCATCGCCCGGGTTTACTCGGGAACCATCAAACCAGATGGCATTCTCCTTAACGTCAACAAGGATTTTCAGGAGCGTTACAGTAATGTCTTTGTTCCCGAGGGTAAGGGGCAAAAGCAAATCTCAGAGGCCGTAGCCGGGATGATTATCGCCCTGGCCAAACTGGCTGAAACCCGCACGGGAGATACCCTCTCTGACCCTAAGGCCCCCATTGTCTATCCTATGCCGGAGATGCCTCACCCTGTAATTACCTACGCCGTTCATCCCAAAACCAGACAAGACGAGGAAAAGATTGCCGCTGCCTTGGCCAAACTCCAGGAGGAGGATCCCACCATCCATGTCTCCCGTGATGAGGAAACAAGGGAGCTTCTCCTCTCCGGTCTGGGGCAGATCCATATTGAGGCCACGGTGGACAAACTGAAGCGCAAGTATGGGGTAGATGTTGATCTTTCTCTGCCTAAAATTCCTTTCCGTGAGACCATAAAGGCGGCCAAAAAGGGGGTTATTTACCGTCACAAGAAGCAGACCGGTGGTCGAGGTCAGTTCGCCGAGGTGCACTTTGATATTTCCCCACTTCCTCGGGGAGAGGGGTTTGAATTCGAGGAGGCCTTGGTGGGGATGAATGTGCCTCGTAATTTTGTCCCCGCGGTGGAGAAGGGAATTCGCGAGGCCATGGAGAAAGGCCCCCTGGCCGGCTTTCCGGTGGTGGATGTCAAGGTTCGCTTCTACGACGGCAAATCACATGAGGTGGACTCTTCGGAGATGGCCTTCAAGATAGCGGCCATTATGTGTTTTAAGAAGGGGGTCTCGGAGGCCAATCCGGTGATCCTGGAACCCATTATGGAGCTGGAGATTACAGTTCCTGATGCCTATATGGGCGATGTTATCGGAGACCTCAATGCCCGACGGGGGCGGGTTCTGGGAATGGACGCCAAAGACGGCTCTCAGGTGATCAAGGCCCAGGTTCCTCTGATGGAGGTTCAGAAGTATGCCCTTGACCTCAATGCCCTCACTGGTGGCCGGGGGACTTTCACCATGAGGTTCTCACACTATGAGGAAGTTCCTCCGGCTTTGGCCGAAAAGATTATTGCCGCCACCAAACAAGAGCAGGAGAAGGAGAAAAAATAA